In Acanthochromis polyacanthus isolate Apoly-LR-REF ecotype Palm Island chromosome 18, KAUST_Apoly_ChrSc, whole genome shotgun sequence, the following proteins share a genomic window:
- the ssh1b gene encoding protein phosphatase Slingshot homolog 1 isoform X1: MALVTLQRSPTPSAASSASTTNSSAGEDFGSDDDRKNNQILSESFFMVKGAALFLQQGGSAQEPKTPTHHKHAGDLPQHLQVMFKVLRSEDRIKLAVRLESGWSDRVRYMVVIYTNGHQDTEENIVLGMDFTDKDSKSCSIGMVLPLWSDTNIHLDGDGGFSVNTAGRSHVFKPVSVQAMWSALQVLHKACEVSRRLNYFPGGIALTWMAFYESCITSEQSCINEWNAMTDLESTRSDSPTMFVDRPTERERTECLIKAKLRNIMMFQDLENITSKEIRNELEQHMSCNLKEYKEFIDNEMLLILGQMDKATLIFDHVYLGSEWNASNLEELRDCGVGYILNVTREIDNFFPGMFSYHNVRVYDEDATDLLAHWNDTYNFIVKAKKNNSKCLVHCKMGVSRSASTVIAYAMKEYGWSLEKAYTFVKQKRSIAQPNAGFMRQLAEYEGILDASKQRHNKLWRPETDEEGGDDLQASGHCTGGEETPVLREEEAWGGCGASPCRVMGLEMEPLDSLNYNYYFRRLSDSALDSEPSTPVRGPPLLGMERVFIEIEDVERDALLEDEGFPMAHLALPGEGTAAQTCGRLDPLEDMRLRLEFSTLEEEDEEEAKKEEAEMAALAQTPGNSDAKEAERSEESRLGLANLNTNNSNRLAAKRSCPAAFDDSASTGNPLKVKPSYQSCKDCMRLPQGRRCDRPAGGRSHRLNPSRHCTVPSICIDPPGTNFASTSLLQSLPTPSVIPPNLVQPCAHLYRCATCTPSVTSVPPLINQQKLASPMNCEETPADRSSVETEDMDEPQGGDMGEQVLRESAEAEPGDLAELPQEALDLQMPGLGIEFGLELMRQRAEQLEKMPSLTMEGQLPVRPLP; the protein is encoded by the exons CCTCAGTGAGAGCTTCTTCATGGTCAAAGGAGCCGCCCTCTTCCTCCAGCAGGGCGGCAGCGCACAAGAACCGAAGACCCCGACCCACCACAAACATGCAG gTGATTTACCTCAACACCTGCAGGTCATGTTTAAGGTCCTCCGGTCTGAAGATCGCATTAAGCTG GCTGTGCGGTTAGAGAGCGGATGGTCAGATCGAGTGCGCTACATGGTTGTTATCTACACCAACGGCCATCAGGACACAGAGGAAAACATTGTGCTGGGAATGGACTTTACAGACAAGGACAG taaaagttgctctattGGGATGGTGCTGCCTCTGTGGAGCGACACCAACATACATCTAGACGGAGATGG aGGCTTCAGTGTGAACACGGCAGGACGATCACATGTCTTCAAGCCTGTATCTGTGCAGGCCATGTG GTCTGCCCTGCAGGTCCTCCATAAGGCATGCGAGGTGTCGCGCCGGCTCAACTACTTCCCAGGAGGCATTGCACTCACATGGATGGCCTTCTACGAGAGCTGCATCACTTCAGAGCAGAGCTGCATCAATGAGTGGAACGCTATGACTGATCTGGAGAGCACCCGGTCGGATTCTCCCACCATGTTCGTCGACCG GCCGACTGAGCGAGAGAGGACGGAGTGTCTCATTAAAGCCAAATTACgcaacatcatgatgttccAAGACCTGGAAAACATCACCTCCAAGGAG ATCCGTAACGAGCTGGAGCAGCATATGAGCTGCAACCTGAAAGAATACAAGGAGTTCATAGACAACGAGATGCTTCTGATCCTCGGCCAGATGGACAAGGCCACGCTTATTTTTGATCATGTTTATTTG ggATCTGAGTGGAATGCTTCTAACCTGGAAGAACTACGGGACTGTGG GGTGGGTTACATTCTGAATGTAACCAGAGAGATTGACAACTTCTTCCCAGGGATGTTCTCGTATCACAACGTTCGAGTGTACGATGAAGACGCCACCGACCTGCTGGCCCACTGGAACGACACCTACAACTTTATTGTCAAAGCCAA GAAGAATAATTCCAAGTGCCTGGTGCACTGTAAGATGGGGGTGAGCCGGTCTGCCTCTACAGTTATTGCCTATGCAATGAAGGAGTACGGATGGTCTCTGGAGAAAGCCTACACCTTTGTCAAGCAGAAACGGAGCATAGCTCAGCCGAACGCCGGCTTCATGAGACAACTGGCAGAATATGAGGGAATCCTGGACGCCAG CAAACAGCGTCACAACAAGCTGTGGAGGCCTGAAACAGACGAGGAGGGAGGAGATGATTTACAAGCGTCTGGCCACTGTACTGGTGGAGAGGAGACACCGGTgctcagagaggaggaggcCTGGGGAGGCTGTGGGGCATCTCCCTGCAGGGTTATGGGTCTGGAGATGGAACCCCTCGACTCTCTGAACTACAATTATTACTTTAGGCGTTTGTCGGACTCTGCACTCGACAGTGAGCCCTCCACCCCAGTGCGAGGTCCCCCTCTGCTAGGTATGGAGAGAGTTTTCATTGAGATCGAAGACGTGGAAAGAGACGCCCTTTTGGAGGACGAAGGTTTCCCCATGGCCCATTTAGCCCTGCCTGGTGAGGGCACGGCAGCCCAGACTTGCGGGCGTCTTGATCCGCTGGAGGACATGAGACTGAGGCTTGAGTTCAGCACTttggaggaagaggatgaggaagaaGCCAAGAAAGAGGAAGCTGAGATGGCAGCTTTGGCTCAAACCCCTGGAAATTCGGATGCGAAGGAGGCTGAGCGGAGCGAGGAGAGCCGGTTAGGCTTAGCCAATCTTAACACCAACAACAGCAACCGCCTTGCAGCCAAGCGCAGCTGTCCAGCTGCTTTTGAC GACAGTGCTAGCACAGGAAACCCTTTAAAAGTAAAGCCTTCCTACCAGTCCTGTAAAGACTGCATGCGTCTGCCACAAGGACGGCGCTGCGACCGTCCAGCAGGAGGCCGATCCCACCGCCTTAACCCCTCCCGTCACTGCACTGTCCCCTCCATATGCATAGATCCGCCCGGGACAAACTTTGCTTCCACCTCTCTTCTGCAGTCTTTGCCAACGCCTTCGGTCATCCCACCTAACCTGGTCCAGCCCTGCGCTCACCTGTACCGTTGTGCCACCTGCACCCCGAGCGTCACGTCTGTCCCTCCTCTAATCAACCAACAGAAACTGGCCTCACCCATGAACTGTGAGGAAACGCCTGCTGACCGGAGCTCAGTGGAGACGGAGGACATGGACGAACCACAGGGAGGCGACATGGGAGAGCAGGTATTAAGGGAGAGCGCTGAGGCTGAACCTGGTGATTTAGCTGAGCTCCCACAGGAGGCTCTAGATCTACAAATGCCAGGACTGGGGATAGAGTTTGGTCTGGAACTGATGCGACAAAGGGCAGAGCAGCTTGAGAAGATGCCCAGTCTGACCATGGAAGGCCAGCTCCCAGTCAGGCCTCTGCCTTAA
- the ssh1b gene encoding protein phosphatase Slingshot homolog 1 isoform X2 has protein sequence MHLVVKSSHKAMLTVLPHFVEKAALTRTEICRILSESFFMVKGAALFLQQGGSAQEPKTPTHHKHAGDLPQHLQVMFKVLRSEDRIKLAVRLESGWSDRVRYMVVIYTNGHQDTEENIVLGMDFTDKDSKSCSIGMVLPLWSDTNIHLDGDGGFSVNTAGRSHVFKPVSVQAMWSALQVLHKACEVSRRLNYFPGGIALTWMAFYESCITSEQSCINEWNAMTDLESTRSDSPTMFVDRPTERERTECLIKAKLRNIMMFQDLENITSKEIRNELEQHMSCNLKEYKEFIDNEMLLILGQMDKATLIFDHVYLGSEWNASNLEELRDCGVGYILNVTREIDNFFPGMFSYHNVRVYDEDATDLLAHWNDTYNFIVKAKKNNSKCLVHCKMGVSRSASTVIAYAMKEYGWSLEKAYTFVKQKRSIAQPNAGFMRQLAEYEGILDASKQRHNKLWRPETDEEGGDDLQASGHCTGGEETPVLREEEAWGGCGASPCRVMGLEMEPLDSLNYNYYFRRLSDSALDSEPSTPVRGPPLLGMERVFIEIEDVERDALLEDEGFPMAHLALPGEGTAAQTCGRLDPLEDMRLRLEFSTLEEEDEEEAKKEEAEMAALAQTPGNSDAKEAERSEESRLGLANLNTNNSNRLAAKRSCPAAFDDSASTGNPLKVKPSYQSCKDCMRLPQGRRCDRPAGGRSHRLNPSRHCTVPSICIDPPGTNFASTSLLQSLPTPSVIPPNLVQPCAHLYRCATCTPSVTSVPPLINQQKLASPMNCEETPADRSSVETEDMDEPQGGDMGEQVLRESAEAEPGDLAELPQEALDLQMPGLGIEFGLELMRQRAEQLEKMPSLTMEGQLPVRPLP, from the exons CCTCAGTGAGAGCTTCTTCATGGTCAAAGGAGCCGCCCTCTTCCTCCAGCAGGGCGGCAGCGCACAAGAACCGAAGACCCCGACCCACCACAAACATGCAG gTGATTTACCTCAACACCTGCAGGTCATGTTTAAGGTCCTCCGGTCTGAAGATCGCATTAAGCTG GCTGTGCGGTTAGAGAGCGGATGGTCAGATCGAGTGCGCTACATGGTTGTTATCTACACCAACGGCCATCAGGACACAGAGGAAAACATTGTGCTGGGAATGGACTTTACAGACAAGGACAG taaaagttgctctattGGGATGGTGCTGCCTCTGTGGAGCGACACCAACATACATCTAGACGGAGATGG aGGCTTCAGTGTGAACACGGCAGGACGATCACATGTCTTCAAGCCTGTATCTGTGCAGGCCATGTG GTCTGCCCTGCAGGTCCTCCATAAGGCATGCGAGGTGTCGCGCCGGCTCAACTACTTCCCAGGAGGCATTGCACTCACATGGATGGCCTTCTACGAGAGCTGCATCACTTCAGAGCAGAGCTGCATCAATGAGTGGAACGCTATGACTGATCTGGAGAGCACCCGGTCGGATTCTCCCACCATGTTCGTCGACCG GCCGACTGAGCGAGAGAGGACGGAGTGTCTCATTAAAGCCAAATTACgcaacatcatgatgttccAAGACCTGGAAAACATCACCTCCAAGGAG ATCCGTAACGAGCTGGAGCAGCATATGAGCTGCAACCTGAAAGAATACAAGGAGTTCATAGACAACGAGATGCTTCTGATCCTCGGCCAGATGGACAAGGCCACGCTTATTTTTGATCATGTTTATTTG ggATCTGAGTGGAATGCTTCTAACCTGGAAGAACTACGGGACTGTGG GGTGGGTTACATTCTGAATGTAACCAGAGAGATTGACAACTTCTTCCCAGGGATGTTCTCGTATCACAACGTTCGAGTGTACGATGAAGACGCCACCGACCTGCTGGCCCACTGGAACGACACCTACAACTTTATTGTCAAAGCCAA GAAGAATAATTCCAAGTGCCTGGTGCACTGTAAGATGGGGGTGAGCCGGTCTGCCTCTACAGTTATTGCCTATGCAATGAAGGAGTACGGATGGTCTCTGGAGAAAGCCTACACCTTTGTCAAGCAGAAACGGAGCATAGCTCAGCCGAACGCCGGCTTCATGAGACAACTGGCAGAATATGAGGGAATCCTGGACGCCAG CAAACAGCGTCACAACAAGCTGTGGAGGCCTGAAACAGACGAGGAGGGAGGAGATGATTTACAAGCGTCTGGCCACTGTACTGGTGGAGAGGAGACACCGGTgctcagagaggaggaggcCTGGGGAGGCTGTGGGGCATCTCCCTGCAGGGTTATGGGTCTGGAGATGGAACCCCTCGACTCTCTGAACTACAATTATTACTTTAGGCGTTTGTCGGACTCTGCACTCGACAGTGAGCCCTCCACCCCAGTGCGAGGTCCCCCTCTGCTAGGTATGGAGAGAGTTTTCATTGAGATCGAAGACGTGGAAAGAGACGCCCTTTTGGAGGACGAAGGTTTCCCCATGGCCCATTTAGCCCTGCCTGGTGAGGGCACGGCAGCCCAGACTTGCGGGCGTCTTGATCCGCTGGAGGACATGAGACTGAGGCTTGAGTTCAGCACTttggaggaagaggatgaggaagaaGCCAAGAAAGAGGAAGCTGAGATGGCAGCTTTGGCTCAAACCCCTGGAAATTCGGATGCGAAGGAGGCTGAGCGGAGCGAGGAGAGCCGGTTAGGCTTAGCCAATCTTAACACCAACAACAGCAACCGCCTTGCAGCCAAGCGCAGCTGTCCAGCTGCTTTTGAC GACAGTGCTAGCACAGGAAACCCTTTAAAAGTAAAGCCTTCCTACCAGTCCTGTAAAGACTGCATGCGTCTGCCACAAGGACGGCGCTGCGACCGTCCAGCAGGAGGCCGATCCCACCGCCTTAACCCCTCCCGTCACTGCACTGTCCCCTCCATATGCATAGATCCGCCCGGGACAAACTTTGCTTCCACCTCTCTTCTGCAGTCTTTGCCAACGCCTTCGGTCATCCCACCTAACCTGGTCCAGCCCTGCGCTCACCTGTACCGTTGTGCCACCTGCACCCCGAGCGTCACGTCTGTCCCTCCTCTAATCAACCAACAGAAACTGGCCTCACCCATGAACTGTGAGGAAACGCCTGCTGACCGGAGCTCAGTGGAGACGGAGGACATGGACGAACCACAGGGAGGCGACATGGGAGAGCAGGTATTAAGGGAGAGCGCTGAGGCTGAACCTGGTGATTTAGCTGAGCTCCCACAGGAGGCTCTAGATCTACAAATGCCAGGACTGGGGATAGAGTTTGGTCTGGAACTGATGCGACAAAGGGCAGAGCAGCTTGAGAAGATGCCCAGTCTGACCATGGAAGGCCAGCTCCCAGTCAGGCCTCTGCCTTAA